In the genome of Hippoglossus hippoglossus isolate fHipHip1 chromosome 4, fHipHip1.pri, whole genome shotgun sequence, one region contains:
- the sin3b gene encoding paired amphipathic helix protein Sin3b isoform X1: MAKLQAHSTAKQINQIQDKPYVVTQKQVQQQQQQQHFQKLKVEDALSYLDQVKIRFANDPGIYNKFLDIMKEFKSQSIDTPGVINRVSQLFHGHPDLVLGFNAFLPPGYRIEVPKNGMAFLQSPFSTQVSPGQQGKSLTTPAVPATSGSASATNVEAGPAQTSEVKAASSESLPSSTSAGPTEPSSRLSLPLTSRESQNQATTSSVSPPASETSPVEFDSAISYVNKIKNRFLDHPEIYRAFLEILHTYQKEQLEVKESRGSRGSSGMTEDEVFSKVASLFKGQEDLLAEFGQFLPDAKRSLFTGSSLTGGKEQLKRPEEDDALTKQNKKRPRPILLQHMSPLLKKKMKYSCTKDQSFASVGKHGVLREFSFFDKVRRLFKSQEVYENFLRCIALFNQEVVSGAELLQLVTPFLGKFPELYTQFKSFLGDKELSHAVSGLSDRYMEGGGGREVDYASCKRLGSSYRALPKTYQQPKCSGRTALCKEVLNDTWVSFPSWSEDSTFVSSKKTPYEEQLHRCEDERFELDVVLETNLATIRVLESVQKKLSRLSPEDQERFRLDDCLGGTSEVIQRRAVYRIYGDKSPEIIEGLKRSPATAVPVVLKRLKAKEEEWREAQQGFNKIWREQYEKAYLKSLDHQGVNFKQNDMKALRSKSLLNEIESVYDERQEQSTEEGGIGQQGRNGSGSAASSEPHMVFTYEDKQILEDAASLIIYHVKRQPTIHKDDKDHIKRIIQHFVPDLFFSRRGELSDTEDWTDEEAEPEDGGEGEGGERGERGERGERGERGERGERGERGDRGERGERGDRGERGDRGDRGERGDRGDRGERGDRGERGDRGERGERGERGERGERGERGERGRSAAVPVLGAGGAGGNGNSNNASGAAPATGSQSQPQPAQPQPQTQLQQQLNGESRRRRCSPSQPAEPEASTTSSSMSQAAGTATSTPVSTPMEMGSGTAGEKVDLRDPEAEHQKELDGVYNLFFVNNNWYFFLRLHQTLCSRLLRVYRQAERQLLEHRAEQSRERLLMAEGRREKACDLAMELRLKPPSEVELEEYYPAFLDMVRSLLDGNLDSTQYEDTLREMFTIHAYIGFTIDKVIHNIIRQLQHLVSDEVCLQVVDLYLAERKRGAAGGNLSSQCVRAAWETSYQWKAERVMAEENCFKVMFIQNKGHVTMTVELLDTEEAQADDPLDVQCLSSYMEQFVGTESSLCSQADGYFFKPVFLPRNLRRFRRWQVRQVEAMRCRREWHRQLGVENAGSLDCRFKLNTHKMVFVMNSEDYMYRRGALVKSRKSQHRVAATQHDRFDKWHQGWLADNVTASAERSVQNWLMGEEEEDMIPCKTTCLSTEVKGQSVNRYQVYYSSSKAPASP; encoded by the exons ATGGCGAAGCTTCAGGCGCACAGCACCGCGAAGCAAATAAACCAAATTCAAGACAAGCCTTACGTGGTGACACAAAAgcaagtgcagcagcagcagcagcagcagcacttccAGAAGCTGAAG GTTGAAGATGCCTTGTCATATCTGGACCAAGTCAAAATACGGTTTGCGAATGACCCCGGCATATACAACAAGTTTCTCGACATCATGAAAGAATTCAAGTCGCAGAG CATTGACACACCAGGGGTGATAAACCGTGTGTCACAGCTCTTCCATGGACACCCAGACTTAGTGTTGGGCTTCAATGCCTTCCTCCCACCAGGGTATCGGATAGAGGTCCCCAAGAATGGGATGGCTTTCCTCCAGTCTCCGTTCTCTACACAG GTATCCCCAGGCCAGCAGGGGAAGAGTCTCACCACCCCTGCAGTGCCCGCAACCTCAGGTAGTGCCTCTGCCACCAACGTTGAAGCTGGACCCGCCCAGACCAGCGAAGTCAAGGCTGCCTCATCAGAGTCTCTACCCTCTTCAACCTCAGCAGGACCCACAGAGCCCTCTAGCAGACTCTCTCTTCCGCTGACAAGCAGAGAGAGTCAGAATCAGGCCACCACCTCTTCTGTGTCCCCACCCGCCTCAGAGACCAGCCCCGTGGAGTTTGACAGTGCCATCAGCTACGTAAACAAGATCAAAAACCGCTTTCTAGATCACCCAGAGATCTACAGAGCCTTCCTAGAGATTCTTCACACATATCAG AAGGAACagctggaggtgaaggagagtCGAGGCAGCCGAGGCAGCAGCGGCATGACGGAAGATGAGGTGTTTTCTAAAGTCGCCAGCCTCTTTAAGGGACAAGAAGACCTGCTGGCTGAGTTTGGACAATTCCTGCCTGACGCCAAGAGATCACTG TTCACAGGGAGCTCACTGACGGGGGGGAAAGAGCAGCTGAAAAGGCCGGAGGAAGACGACGCGTTAAccaaacagaacaaaaagagGCCCAGACCCATCCTACTGCAGCACATGTCCCCACTGCTGAAG AAAAAAATGAAGTATTCCTGTACCAAAGATCAGTCCTTTGCTTCAGTTGGCAAGCACGGAGTTTTAAGAGAATTCTCCTTCTTTGATAAG GTTCGTCGCCTGTTTAAAAGCCAGGAAGTGTACGAGAACTTCCTGCGCTGCATCGCCTTGTTTAACCAGGAAGTAGTTTCGGGAGCAGAGCTGCTTCAGCTAGTTACTCCTTTCCTGGG GAAGTTTCCTGAGCTGTACACCCAGTTCAAGTCATTTCTCGGGGACAAAGAGCTCTCTCATGCTGTGTCAGGGCTGTCGGATCGCTAcatggaggggggagggggcaggGAGGTGGATTATGCCTCCTGCAAGCGCCTGGGTTCTAGCTATAGAGCACTGCCCAAGACCTACCAGCAACCTAAGTGCAGCGGGCGCACTGCGCTGTGCAAGGAG GTGTTGAATGACACGTGGGTGTCGTTCCCCTCCTGGTCTGAGGACTCCACCTTCGTCAGCTCGAAGAAAACTCCTTATGAGGAGCAGTTGCATCGCTGCGAGGATGAAAGATTTGAG TTGGATGTGGTTCTGGAGACTAACTTGGCCACCATCCGGGTGCTAGAGAGCGTCCAGAAGAAGCTGTCCCGCCTTTCACCAGAGGACCAGGAACGATTCAGATTAGACGACTGCCTGGGCGGCACCTCTGAGGTCATCCAGCGTCGCGCTGTGTATCGTATCTATGGCGATAAATCCCCTGAGATCATTGAGGGACTGAAGAGGAGTCCTGCCACCGCTGTGCCTGTGGTGCTCAAGAG GTTGAAAGCCAAGgaagaggagtggagagaggcCCAACAGGGTTTCAATAAGATATGGAGGGAGCAGTACGAGAAGGCCTACCTGAAGTCCCTCGACCACCAAGGAGTCAACTTCAAACAGAATGACATGAAGGCCCTGCGGTCAAAGAGTCTTCTCAATGAGATTGAGAGCGTCTATGATGAG CGTCAGGAGCAGAGCACAGAAGAAGGTGGCATCGGCCAGCAGGGACGTAACGGCTCTGGTTCTGCCGCGTCCAGCGAGCCTCACATGGTCTTCACGTATGAGGACAAACAGATCCTGGAGGACGCCGCCTCACTAATCATCTACCACGTCAAACGGCAGCCCACCATCCACAAAGACGACAAGGACCACATCAAGCGCATCATCCAGCACTTTGTCCCCGACCTGTTCTTCTCTCGCCGCGGTGAGCTCAGTGATACTGAAGACTGGACAGATGAGGAGGCTGAGCCTGAagacggaggagagggagaagggggagagagaggagagagaggagagagaggagagagaggagagaggggagagagaggagagagaggagagagaggagacaggggagagagaggagaaagaggagacaggggagagagaggagacaggggagacaggggagagagaggagacaggggagacaggggagagagaggagacaggggagagagaggagacaggggagagagaggagagagaggagagagaggagaaagaggagagaggggagaaagaggagagaggggtaGATCAGCAGCAGTCCCAGTGctaggagcaggaggagcaggaggaaatggTAATTCTAACAATGCCTCAGGAGCAGCACCAGCCACAGGTAGTCAATCTCAACCCCAACCTGCCCAGCCACAGCCCCAGACacaactccagcagcagctcaatggCGAGTCCAGGCGAAGGCGCTGCAGCCCGTCCCAACCTGCGGAGCCAGAggcctccaccacctccagtAGCATGAGTCAGGCTGCAGGGACTGCCACATCCACCCCTGTATCTACTCCTATGGAGATGGGCTCTGGTACAGCCGGGGAGAAGGTGGACCTGCGCGACCCTGAAGCGGAGCACCAGAAGGAGCTGGACGGTGTCTACAACCTGTTCTTCGTCAACAACAACTGGTATTTCTTCTTGCGGCTGCACCAGACTCTGTGTTCGCGGCTGCTGCGGGTGTACAGGCAGGCGGAGCGGCAGCTGCtggagcacagagctgagcagagcagagagaggctgctgatggcggagggacggagggaaaAAGCATGTGACCTCGCCATGGAGCTCCGCCTCAAACCGCCCA GCGAGGTGGAGTTGGAGGAGTATTACCCAGCCTTCCTGGACATGGTGCGCAGTCTGCTGGATGGAAACCTGGACTCCACACAGTACGAAGACACGCTGAGAGAGATGTTCACTATCCACGCCTACATCGGCTTCACCATCGACAAGGTCATCCACAACATCATTCGACAG ctgcagcacctggtgAGCGACGAGGTTTGTCTGCAGGTGGTTGATCTTTACTTGGCTGAGAGGAAGCGGGGGGCAGCAGGGGGGAACCTCTCCTctcagtgtgtcagagctgCTTGGGAGACGAGCTACCAGTGGAAAGCTGAGAGAGTCATGGCTGAGGAGAACTGCTTCAAG GTGATGTTTATCCAAAACAAGGGTCATGTGACGATGACCGTTGAGCTGCTGGACACTGAGGAGGCCCAGGCTGACGACCCGTTAGATGTACAG tgcCTGTCGAGCTACATGGAGCAGTTTGTAGGAACGGAGTCTAGTCTGTGCTCACAAGCAGACGGTTACTTCTTCAAACCTGTATTTCTGCCCAG GAACCTGCGGCGTTTCCGTCGCTGGCAGGTGCGGCAGGTGGAGGCGATGCGCTGCAGGAGAGAGTGGCACCGCCAGCTGGGCGTGGAAAACGCCGGCAGTTTGGACTGTCGCTTTAAACTCAACACTCACAAGATGGTGTTTGTCATGAACTCTGAGGACTACATGTACCGCAGAGGAGCGCTGGTCAAGTCCCGGAAG TCGCAGCACAGAGTGGCAGCGACCCAGCACGATCGCTTTGACAAGTGGCACCAGGGCTGGCTGGCCGATAACGTGACTGCCTCGGCTGAACGCTCGGTGCAGAACTGGCTGAtgggcgaggaggaggaggacatgatCCCCTGCAAGACCACCTGCCTGTCGACCGAGGTGAAAGGGCAATCGGTCAACAGATACCAAGTTTATTACAGCAGTAGCAAAGCCCCAGCCTCACCGTAG
- the sin3b gene encoding paired amphipathic helix protein Sin3b isoform X2, translating to MAKLQAHSTAKQINQIQDKPYVVTQKQVQQQQQQQHFQKLKVEDALSYLDQVKIRFANDPGIYNKFLDIMKEFKSQSIDTPGVINRVSQLFHGHPDLVLGFNAFLPPGYRIEVPKNGMAFLQSPFSTQVSPGQQGKSLTTPAVPATSGSASATNVEAGPAQTSEVKAASSESLPSSTSAGPTEPSSRLSLPLTSRESQNQATTSSVSPPASETSPVEFDSAISYVNKIKNRFLDHPEIYRAFLEILHTYQKEQLEVKESRGSRGSSGMTEDEVFSKVASLFKGQEDLLAEFGQFLPDAKRSLFTGSSLTGGKEQLKRPEEDDALTKQNKKRPRPILLQHMSPLLKKKMKYSCTKDQSFASVGKHGVLREFSFFDKVRRLFKSQEVYENFLRCIALFNQEVVSGAELLQLVTPFLGKFPELYTQFKSFLGDKELSHAVSGLSDRYMEGGGGREVDYASCKRLGSSYRALPKTYQQPKCSGRTALCKEVLNDTWVSFPSWSEDSTFVSSKKTPYEEQLHRCEDERFELDVVLETNLATIRVLESVQKKLSRLSPEDQERFRLDDCLGGTSEVIQRRAVYRIYGDKSPEIIEGLKRSPATAVPVVLKRLKAKEEEWREAQQGFNKIWREQYEKAYLKSLDHQGVNFKQNDMKALRSKSLLNEIESVYDERQEQSTEEGGIGQQGRNGSGSAASSEPHMVFTYEDKQILEDAASLIIYHVKRQPTIHKDDKDHIKRIIQHFVPDLFFSRRGELSDTEDWTDEEAEPEDGGEGEGGERGERGERGERGERGERGERGERGERGRSAAVPVLGAGGAGGNGNSNNASGAAPATGSQSQPQPAQPQPQTQLQQQLNGESRRRRCSPSQPAEPEASTTSSSMSQAAGTATSTPVSTPMEMGSGTAGEKVDLRDPEAEHQKELDGVYNLFFVNNNWYFFLRLHQTLCSRLLRVYRQAERQLLEHRAEQSRERLLMAEGRREKACDLAMELRLKPPSEVELEEYYPAFLDMVRSLLDGNLDSTQYEDTLREMFTIHAYIGFTIDKVIHNIIRQLQHLVSDEVCLQVVDLYLAERKRGAAGGNLSSQCVRAAWETSYQWKAERVMAEENCFKVMFIQNKGHVTMTVELLDTEEAQADDPLDVQCLSSYMEQFVGTESSLCSQADGYFFKPVFLPRNLRRFRRWQVRQVEAMRCRREWHRQLGVENAGSLDCRFKLNTHKMVFVMNSEDYMYRRGALVKSRKSQHRVAATQHDRFDKWHQGWLADNVTASAERSVQNWLMGEEEEDMIPCKTTCLSTEVKGQSVNRYQVYYSSSKAPASP from the exons ATGGCGAAGCTTCAGGCGCACAGCACCGCGAAGCAAATAAACCAAATTCAAGACAAGCCTTACGTGGTGACACAAAAgcaagtgcagcagcagcagcagcagcagcacttccAGAAGCTGAAG GTTGAAGATGCCTTGTCATATCTGGACCAAGTCAAAATACGGTTTGCGAATGACCCCGGCATATACAACAAGTTTCTCGACATCATGAAAGAATTCAAGTCGCAGAG CATTGACACACCAGGGGTGATAAACCGTGTGTCACAGCTCTTCCATGGACACCCAGACTTAGTGTTGGGCTTCAATGCCTTCCTCCCACCAGGGTATCGGATAGAGGTCCCCAAGAATGGGATGGCTTTCCTCCAGTCTCCGTTCTCTACACAG GTATCCCCAGGCCAGCAGGGGAAGAGTCTCACCACCCCTGCAGTGCCCGCAACCTCAGGTAGTGCCTCTGCCACCAACGTTGAAGCTGGACCCGCCCAGACCAGCGAAGTCAAGGCTGCCTCATCAGAGTCTCTACCCTCTTCAACCTCAGCAGGACCCACAGAGCCCTCTAGCAGACTCTCTCTTCCGCTGACAAGCAGAGAGAGTCAGAATCAGGCCACCACCTCTTCTGTGTCCCCACCCGCCTCAGAGACCAGCCCCGTGGAGTTTGACAGTGCCATCAGCTACGTAAACAAGATCAAAAACCGCTTTCTAGATCACCCAGAGATCTACAGAGCCTTCCTAGAGATTCTTCACACATATCAG AAGGAACagctggaggtgaaggagagtCGAGGCAGCCGAGGCAGCAGCGGCATGACGGAAGATGAGGTGTTTTCTAAAGTCGCCAGCCTCTTTAAGGGACAAGAAGACCTGCTGGCTGAGTTTGGACAATTCCTGCCTGACGCCAAGAGATCACTG TTCACAGGGAGCTCACTGACGGGGGGGAAAGAGCAGCTGAAAAGGCCGGAGGAAGACGACGCGTTAAccaaacagaacaaaaagagGCCCAGACCCATCCTACTGCAGCACATGTCCCCACTGCTGAAG AAAAAAATGAAGTATTCCTGTACCAAAGATCAGTCCTTTGCTTCAGTTGGCAAGCACGGAGTTTTAAGAGAATTCTCCTTCTTTGATAAG GTTCGTCGCCTGTTTAAAAGCCAGGAAGTGTACGAGAACTTCCTGCGCTGCATCGCCTTGTTTAACCAGGAAGTAGTTTCGGGAGCAGAGCTGCTTCAGCTAGTTACTCCTTTCCTGGG GAAGTTTCCTGAGCTGTACACCCAGTTCAAGTCATTTCTCGGGGACAAAGAGCTCTCTCATGCTGTGTCAGGGCTGTCGGATCGCTAcatggaggggggagggggcaggGAGGTGGATTATGCCTCCTGCAAGCGCCTGGGTTCTAGCTATAGAGCACTGCCCAAGACCTACCAGCAACCTAAGTGCAGCGGGCGCACTGCGCTGTGCAAGGAG GTGTTGAATGACACGTGGGTGTCGTTCCCCTCCTGGTCTGAGGACTCCACCTTCGTCAGCTCGAAGAAAACTCCTTATGAGGAGCAGTTGCATCGCTGCGAGGATGAAAGATTTGAG TTGGATGTGGTTCTGGAGACTAACTTGGCCACCATCCGGGTGCTAGAGAGCGTCCAGAAGAAGCTGTCCCGCCTTTCACCAGAGGACCAGGAACGATTCAGATTAGACGACTGCCTGGGCGGCACCTCTGAGGTCATCCAGCGTCGCGCTGTGTATCGTATCTATGGCGATAAATCCCCTGAGATCATTGAGGGACTGAAGAGGAGTCCTGCCACCGCTGTGCCTGTGGTGCTCAAGAG GTTGAAAGCCAAGgaagaggagtggagagaggcCCAACAGGGTTTCAATAAGATATGGAGGGAGCAGTACGAGAAGGCCTACCTGAAGTCCCTCGACCACCAAGGAGTCAACTTCAAACAGAATGACATGAAGGCCCTGCGGTCAAAGAGTCTTCTCAATGAGATTGAGAGCGTCTATGATGAG CGTCAGGAGCAGAGCACAGAAGAAGGTGGCATCGGCCAGCAGGGACGTAACGGCTCTGGTTCTGCCGCGTCCAGCGAGCCTCACATGGTCTTCACGTATGAGGACAAACAGATCCTGGAGGACGCCGCCTCACTAATCATCTACCACGTCAAACGGCAGCCCACCATCCACAAAGACGACAAGGACCACATCAAGCGCATCATCCAGCACTTTGTCCCCGACCTGTTCTTCTCTCGCCGCGGTGAGCTCAGTGATACTGAAGACTGGACAGATGAGGAGGCTGAGCCTGAagacggaggagagggagaagggggagagagaggagagagaggagagagaggagagagaggagagaggggagagagag gagagaggggagaaagaggagagaggggtaGATCAGCAGCAGTCCCAGTGctaggagcaggaggagcaggaggaaatggTAATTCTAACAATGCCTCAGGAGCAGCACCAGCCACAGGTAGTCAATCTCAACCCCAACCTGCCCAGCCACAGCCCCAGACacaactccagcagcagctcaatggCGAGTCCAGGCGAAGGCGCTGCAGCCCGTCCCAACCTGCGGAGCCAGAggcctccaccacctccagtAGCATGAGTCAGGCTGCAGGGACTGCCACATCCACCCCTGTATCTACTCCTATGGAGATGGGCTCTGGTACAGCCGGGGAGAAGGTGGACCTGCGCGACCCTGAAGCGGAGCACCAGAAGGAGCTGGACGGTGTCTACAACCTGTTCTTCGTCAACAACAACTGGTATTTCTTCTTGCGGCTGCACCAGACTCTGTGTTCGCGGCTGCTGCGGGTGTACAGGCAGGCGGAGCGGCAGCTGCtggagcacagagctgagcagagcagagagaggctgctgatggcggagggacggagggaaaAAGCATGTGACCTCGCCATGGAGCTCCGCCTCAAACCGCCCA GCGAGGTGGAGTTGGAGGAGTATTACCCAGCCTTCCTGGACATGGTGCGCAGTCTGCTGGATGGAAACCTGGACTCCACACAGTACGAAGACACGCTGAGAGAGATGTTCACTATCCACGCCTACATCGGCTTCACCATCGACAAGGTCATCCACAACATCATTCGACAG ctgcagcacctggtgAGCGACGAGGTTTGTCTGCAGGTGGTTGATCTTTACTTGGCTGAGAGGAAGCGGGGGGCAGCAGGGGGGAACCTCTCCTctcagtgtgtcagagctgCTTGGGAGACGAGCTACCAGTGGAAAGCTGAGAGAGTCATGGCTGAGGAGAACTGCTTCAAG GTGATGTTTATCCAAAACAAGGGTCATGTGACGATGACCGTTGAGCTGCTGGACACTGAGGAGGCCCAGGCTGACGACCCGTTAGATGTACAG tgcCTGTCGAGCTACATGGAGCAGTTTGTAGGAACGGAGTCTAGTCTGTGCTCACAAGCAGACGGTTACTTCTTCAAACCTGTATTTCTGCCCAG GAACCTGCGGCGTTTCCGTCGCTGGCAGGTGCGGCAGGTGGAGGCGATGCGCTGCAGGAGAGAGTGGCACCGCCAGCTGGGCGTGGAAAACGCCGGCAGTTTGGACTGTCGCTTTAAACTCAACACTCACAAGATGGTGTTTGTCATGAACTCTGAGGACTACATGTACCGCAGAGGAGCGCTGGTCAAGTCCCGGAAG TCGCAGCACAGAGTGGCAGCGACCCAGCACGATCGCTTTGACAAGTGGCACCAGGGCTGGCTGGCCGATAACGTGACTGCCTCGGCTGAACGCTCGGTGCAGAACTGGCTGAtgggcgaggaggaggaggacatgatCCCCTGCAAGACCACCTGCCTGTCGACCGAGGTGAAAGGGCAATCGGTCAACAGATACCAAGTTTATTACAGCAGTAGCAAAGCCCCAGCCTCACCGTAG
- the haus5 gene encoding HAUS augmin-like complex subunit 5, whose protein sequence is MADRSLVQELKRWATEEFNLPPDSLPNDSYFKTLCVGTGKSIWKYAIQHVFHQRNVRIMRGNLQWYKVLQDKELKQTEGQSEAAKQRELQRKIEQMKAEISHLDSQISGTEEQLATQEQSISRTWSQVEDSRRRELLLQAFRQRCVLGCNVLSDDTQKISVHCQALEQMARKAEIEVLFDKSSSSSDGDNLNSKSTSEAQVMREVRELCDDRVHFYQSLQESELKTGHSAAKHMTREQRTAMFQYWLSAVENVLGGYPPNHVLSALQYLASREQKELEDKLASLDVTRDVTALRFRYDSNHLLDLSAEEDNELPPVKTLLQDAWEDVEQSLVELAQTRSRVQQLKNQLQARKKEAELEVSCIADELHNDTLAMSVVELELQGVMQAAARDHIRDRCIQLDQHARSRQEALRNLRSQWQSILDFRQLVVLRQEQIRGLIKGNSTAKTELIHLHRELQDFLQNKLVPQFDDVTAAANSLRNSISKDARQFGMVSLFALDRRTVEGMQRIPASSLSIHRLQSSAFSSMRQSLAFPLYKAPEDLCLHARSQQLELRFLRQLLQLHSATLQKIQKETEMLHASDQKALLSRVVEEDQKLLKSLVPRVRGLTQRCTQGISYGDQVKTAISYWWDQPVQHVLPEASKGGMTFQQWLQRWKIAANAS, encoded by the exons aTGGCGGACAGGAGTCTCGTCCAGGAGCTGAAGCGATGGGCGACAGAAGAGTTCAACCTGCCCCCGGACAGTCTGCCAAATGACAGCTACTTCAAAAC GCTCTGTGTTGGGACAGGGAAGTCAATATGGAAATATGCCATCCAACACGTCTTCCATCAGAG GAACGTGAGGATCATGCGTGGGAATCTGCAGTG GTACAAAGTTCTTCAGGACAAAGAG ctAAAGCAGACTGAGGGCCAGAGTGAGGCTGCAAAGCAGAGAGAGCTTCAGAGGAAGATAGAGCAGATGAAGGCTGAGATCAGTCACCTGGACTCACAGATCAGTGGAACAGAGGAACAGCTGGCCACACAAG AGCAATCTATCAGTCGTACCTGGTCCCAGGTGGAGGATAGTCGGCGCAGAGAGCTGCTTCTCCAGGCTTTCAGACAGCGCTGTGTCCTGGGCTGCAATGTGCTGTCTGATGATACACAAAAGATCAGTGTGCACTGTCAGGCACTGGAACAGATGGCCAG GAAAGCGGAGATTGAAGTTCTGTTTGATAAGTCTTCAAGTAGTAGTGATGGTGACAACCTCAACTCCAAATCCACCTCGGAAGCGCAGGTCATG CGTGAAGTCAGAGAGCTGTGTGACGACAGGGTCCACTTCTATCAGTCTTTACAAGAGAGTGAACTGAAAACGGGGCACTCAGCAGCCAAACA TATGACTCGTGAACAGAGGACTGCCATGTTTCAGTACTGGTTGAGTGCTGTGGAg AATGTGTTAGGTGGTTACCCTCCAAACCATGTTCTGTCAGCATTACAATATTTGGCTTCCAGAGAACAGAAGGAACTGGAGGACAAACTGGCTTCTCTGGATGTGACTCGGGATGTGACAGCTCTGCG GTTCCGCTATGACAGCAATCACCTGCTGGACCTGTCAGCAGAAGAGGATAATGAGTTGCCCCCGGTTAAGACCCTCTTACAG GATGCTTGGGAGGATGTGGAGCAGAGTCTGGTGGAACTGGCCCAGACTCGCTCCAGAGTCCAGCAGCTCAAAAATCAGCTGCAGGCCCGCAAGAAGGAGGCTGAGCTGGAGGTGTCTTGTATTGCTGATGAACTCCACAATGACACTTTGGCAAT gTCCGTTGTAGAGCTGGAACTCCAGGGTGTGATGCAGGCAGCAGCCAGAGATCACATCAGAGATCGCTGTATCCAACTGGACCAACACGCTAGGAGCCGCCAGGAGGCTCTCAGAAACCTCCGCAGCCAGTGGCAAAGCATTCTGGACTTCAGACAACTAGTG gttctCAGACAGGAGCAGATCAGAGGTCTGATTAAAGGGAACTCCACGGCCAAGACAGAGCTGATCCATCTGCACAGAGAG TTACAGGATTTCCTCCAGAATAAGCTGGTGCCACAGTTTGATGACGTCACTGCTGCAGCCAACAGTCTAAGGAACTCTATTTCAAAAGATGCCAGACAGTTTGGAATGGTTTCACTCTTTGCTCTGGACCGCAGGACTGTTGAAGG AATGCAGAGAATCCCTGCATCATCCCTGTCCATCCATCGCCTGCAGTCCTCAGCCTTCAGCAGCATGCGTCAGAGCCTGGCCTTCCCACTGTACAAG GCTCCAGAGGATTTGTGTTTACACGCTCGCTCTCAGCAGCTTGAGTTACGTTTCCTCCGTCAGTTATTGCAACTTCACTCTGCTACTCTTCAGAAAATACAGAAGGAAACAGAAATGTTGCATGCATCTGATCAAAAAG CCTTGCTGTCCAGAGTTGTAGAGGAGGATCAGAAGCTTCTGAAGAGTCTGGTACCAAGAGTCAGAGGCCTCACCCAACGTTGTACACAGGGGATTTCTTATGGAGACCAAGTCAAAACAGCCATCTCATACTG GTGGGATCAACCAGTCCAGCATGTCCTCCCTGAAGCCAGTAAAGGAGGAATGACTTTTCAACAGTGGCTACAAAGATGGAAAATAGCTGCCAATGCCTCCTAA